A genomic window from Fibrobacterota bacterium includes:
- a CDS encoding DUF2341 domain-containing protein — protein sequence MKQTRPAHWMRLGALALACCALVASCSGGGGGGSDVPNDLSGTVLSASGEPSVGTKVILRSARATPQSPGPVWETTSDARGEFHLPLVPDTGTWLVEWRDSLSESGAARMLRTEWLSAERIPPVRLSKWGSLRGILATATKEVSAQAVVVIPGLFRSSRVDSNGIWRIDDLPEGSYQPQVEGFSGATTIKTDSVRIEPTKESVLAPVVVADTPSRRSWKGVLRSWDGKPVAGAELWLVTSDGRDSVRSTSVSDDSGRIAWIFPDTGRGVVRLSTSNEGWTGPIDFQNLSVSLTSPLPDTIVLLPLSTLSGMLTPGAGPQSPILAGFSVRIPAIGRVAKVRGDGMWFFDRMPLGSWNLTIEDSLGKTVDSVRASAATFGFPMIGPMILGPAPELGWSQLQCNDAQGATMGWCRVRTYPDSAWRSFNQAQRNTILESSYSWETTADSLGRFAVARQSKQSSHLTVLSADRRLGAFLALPAEFNNPRLTQLDTVRSLKVALALPPTAPVEWSMVGFRLVLVGTGRYSAVLHNLDKAVFDSLAPGTYRLIAVPASRDTPLPLEWHLTIGGKDLDTLLAPNFSQLEDSTLWNASGEITLQVPDFTDTWKDIPVRVVLDGNLDLTTGAADGSDLRLFDSTGEPARFWVSQWDPSSGHAEVWIHVDTLRPKQAVKWTYRQGNPTASRLARHHVDSVFLAKDWLALWDATTGKCLLKDGYPFRGTLNPGPSAPLGRAFHLSTSSGLEAAIAQPGADSGFTLLASFQFDTVPNLANIVRVSGDSLNLSFSASDDTFHPLRNRLALGNRFSDTTFALALVGKGGPGFANMEEGVRVGIAVGFAPKEMSLSRVGSPTDAAVYPLTLATSSLPAGALYLEIGQFDRAKGFAGSMSFPRLSRGVLGFQRLVLESYNLQSIPSWLQVVRHR from the coding sequence ATGAAACAAACCCGCCCTGCCCATTGGATGCGCCTTGGCGCACTGGCCTTGGCGTGTTGCGCGCTGGTGGCCTCCTGCTCAGGCGGCGGCGGTGGCGGCTCCGACGTTCCCAACGACCTTTCCGGGACAGTCCTTTCCGCCTCCGGCGAGCCATCGGTGGGAACCAAGGTCATTCTCCGTTCGGCCCGTGCCACCCCGCAATCCCCGGGTCCCGTTTGGGAAACCACTTCGGATGCCCGCGGCGAATTCCACCTACCCCTGGTACCGGACACGGGAACATGGCTCGTGGAGTGGCGCGATTCGCTCAGCGAGAGCGGCGCCGCGCGCATGCTGCGCACGGAATGGCTTTCCGCCGAGCGGATCCCCCCCGTGCGACTCTCCAAATGGGGATCTTTGCGCGGCATCCTGGCCACGGCCACCAAGGAGGTTTCCGCACAGGCGGTGGTGGTGATCCCCGGATTGTTCCGGTCTTCCCGGGTGGACTCCAACGGAATCTGGCGCATCGACGACCTTCCCGAAGGATCCTACCAACCCCAGGTGGAAGGGTTTTCCGGCGCCACGACCATCAAGACGGATTCTGTCAGAATCGAGCCGACAAAAGAAAGCGTACTGGCCCCCGTTGTGGTGGCGGACACGCCTTCCCGCCGTTCTTGGAAGGGCGTTTTGCGTTCGTGGGACGGAAAGCCTGTGGCGGGAGCCGAGCTGTGGCTGGTGACCAGCGACGGCCGCGATTCGGTCCGCTCGACTTCGGTTTCGGACGATTCCGGACGGATCGCCTGGATCTTCCCCGACACCGGGCGCGGTGTGGTGCGCCTGTCGACCTCCAACGAGGGCTGGACGGGACCGATCGATTTTCAGAATTTGTCTGTCTCCCTTACGTCGCCGCTGCCCGACACCATCGTGTTGCTGCCCTTGTCCACGCTTTCCGGAATGCTGACCCCGGGAGCCGGACCGCAATCGCCCATCCTGGCTGGATTTTCCGTGCGCATTCCTGCCATTGGGCGTGTGGCGAAGGTGAGAGGCGACGGGATGTGGTTTTTCGACCGGATGCCTTTGGGCAGCTGGAATTTGACCATCGAAGACAGCCTCGGCAAAACGGTGGATTCCGTCCGAGCCTCGGCGGCCACCTTCGGATTTCCCATGATCGGTCCGATGATCCTGGGACCGGCTCCCGAGCTGGGCTGGAGCCAGTTGCAATGCAACGACGCCCAAGGTGCAACCATGGGATGGTGCCGAGTGCGAACCTACCCGGATTCGGCCTGGCGGAGCTTCAACCAGGCCCAACGGAATACGATTCTGGAGTCCAGCTACTCTTGGGAAACCACCGCGGATTCGCTCGGACGCTTCGCCGTGGCGCGCCAGTCCAAGCAGAGCTCACACCTGACCGTGCTCTCCGCCGACCGCCGTTTGGGAGCATTCCTCGCTCTTCCCGCTGAATTCAACAATCCTCGCCTGACTCAGCTGGACACAGTCCGCTCCTTGAAAGTGGCGTTGGCTCTACCTCCCACCGCCCCCGTGGAATGGTCGATGGTCGGATTCCGTCTGGTGCTGGTGGGCACAGGCCGTTATTCCGCCGTGTTGCACAACCTCGACAAGGCGGTCTTCGATTCGCTGGCTCCGGGGACCTACCGCCTGATCGCCGTCCCCGCCAGTCGCGACACCCCTTTGCCGTTGGAATGGCACCTCACGATCGGCGGCAAGGACCTGGATACCCTCCTCGCCCCGAATTTCTCGCAGCTGGAAGATTCCACTCTCTGGAACGCATCCGGCGAGATCACCCTCCAAGTGCCGGATTTCACCGATACATGGAAAGACATCCCCGTGCGCGTGGTTCTGGATGGGAATTTGGATCTGACCACGGGCGCCGCGGATGGTTCCGATCTGCGACTCTTCGATTCCACCGGCGAACCCGCCCGCTTCTGGGTTTCCCAGTGGGATCCCTCCTCCGGCCACGCCGAGGTTTGGATCCATGTGGACACCCTTCGCCCCAAACAAGCCGTGAAATGGACCTACCGCCAAGGGAACCCCACCGCCTCGCGCCTGGCACGGCACCATGTCGATTCGGTCTTCCTGGCCAAGGATTGGCTCGCCCTTTGGGATGCCACCACCGGAAAATGCTTGCTGAAGGATGGCTATCCGTTCCGAGGAACTCTCAACCCTGGCCCAAGCGCGCCGCTGGGCCGCGCCTTCCACCTTTCCACCTCCTCCGGCTTGGAAGCAGCCATTGCCCAACCCGGCGCCGATTCCGGCTTCACCCTGCTGGCCTCCTTCCAGTTCGACACCGTCCCCAATCTTGCCAACATCGTGCGGGTTTCCGGCGATTCCTTGAATTTGTCGTTCTCCGCCTCCGACGACACTTTCCATCCCTTGCGAAACCGTTTGGCGCTGGGCAACCGCTTCAGCGACACCACCTTCGCCCTGGCCTTGGTCGGCAAGGGGGGCCCTGGGTTCGCCAACATGGAAGAGGGCGTTCGTGTAGGGATCGCAGTCGGATTCGCACCGAAAGAAATGAGTCTGAGCCGGGTCGGGTCACCCACCGACGCGGCAGTGTACCCCCTCACCCTGGCCACCTCCAGCCTTCCGGCTGGAGCGTTGTACTTGGAAATCGGCCAATTTGACCGAGCCAAGGGGTTCGCCGGCTCCATGAGCTTCCCCCGACTTTCGCGAGGGGTGTTGGGATTCCAACGGCTGGTATTGGAATCCTACAACCTTCAATCCATCCCCTCCTGGCTCCAGGTCGTTCGTCACCGTTGA
- a CDS encoding alpha-D-glucose phosphate-specific phosphoglucomutase has translation MSIHPLAGKPAPRDILVYLPTLVSAYYTGKPDPSIPEQQVSFGTSGHRGSSLKTAFNENHILAVTQALVEYRREQGVTGPVFVGIDTHALSVPARDTALEVLAAHGVQALVQTGDGFTPTPAVSHAILTYNKGRTTGLADGIVITPSHNPPEDGGFKYNPTNGGPADGNVTKKIQDRANEILRAGLKDVLRVPLSRAKSSGCVANFDFLKSYVEDLGSIIDFEPIAKSGLKIGVDPMGGAAVKYWEPIAAKYGLDITVVNPVVDPTYAFMCVDRDGKIRMDCSSPYAMAGLVALKDKFQIAFGNDSDTDRHGIVTPSVGLMNPNHYLAVAIQYLFGGNRPGWKPDAAIGKTLVSSSMIDRVAASLGRKMSEVPVGFKWFVDGLVDGSFGFGGEESAGASFLRKDGSVWSTDKDGIILNLLAAEITAKTGKDPGVHYKALEAKFGSPVYERMDAPANRDQKAKLSKLSPDDVKATTLAGETITAKLTNAPGNGAAIGGLKVTTENGWFAARPSGTEDVYKIYAESFKGETHLKAIQAEAKEIVSAALA, from the coding sequence ATGTCCATCCATCCGCTCGCCGGCAAACCTGCTCCTCGCGACATTCTGGTGTACCTGCCCACCTTGGTTTCCGCCTACTACACCGGCAAGCCGGATCCGTCGATTCCCGAACAGCAGGTGAGCTTCGGCACCTCTGGACACCGTGGTTCTTCGCTCAAAACCGCCTTCAACGAAAACCACATTCTGGCGGTCACCCAGGCCTTGGTGGAATACCGTCGCGAGCAGGGAGTCACCGGCCCGGTGTTCGTGGGCATCGATACACATGCGTTGTCCGTGCCCGCCCGCGACACGGCTTTGGAAGTCCTGGCCGCCCACGGCGTGCAGGCTTTGGTGCAGACCGGCGACGGTTTCACGCCCACACCGGCGGTGAGCCATGCCATCCTGACCTACAACAAGGGACGCACCACGGGCTTGGCCGACGGGATCGTGATCACCCCCAGCCACAATCCCCCGGAAGACGGCGGCTTCAAGTACAACCCCACCAACGGCGGCCCCGCCGACGGCAACGTCACGAAGAAGATCCAGGACCGTGCCAACGAAATCCTGCGCGCCGGCCTGAAGGACGTGTTGCGGGTGCCCCTCTCGCGCGCCAAGTCTTCCGGCTGCGTGGCCAATTTCGACTTCCTCAAGTCCTACGTGGAAGACCTCGGCTCCATCATCGACTTCGAGCCCATCGCCAAGTCCGGCCTGAAGATCGGCGTGGACCCCATGGGCGGGGCCGCGGTCAAATATTGGGAGCCCATCGCCGCCAAGTATGGCTTGGACATCACGGTGGTGAACCCCGTGGTAGACCCCACCTACGCGTTCATGTGCGTGGATCGCGACGGCAAGATCCGCATGGATTGCAGCTCCCCCTACGCCATGGCGGGCCTGGTGGCCCTCAAGGACAAGTTCCAGATCGCGTTCGGCAACGACTCCGACACCGATCGCCACGGCATCGTGACGCCTTCCGTGGGCCTGATGAACCCCAACCACTACCTGGCCGTGGCCATCCAATACCTGTTCGGGGGCAACCGTCCCGGCTGGAAGCCGGATGCCGCCATCGGCAAGACCCTGGTGAGTTCCAGCATGATCGACCGCGTGGCGGCTTCGCTGGGACGGAAAATGTCCGAAGTCCCCGTGGGCTTCAAGTGGTTCGTCGATGGCCTGGTGGACGGCTCCTTCGGATTCGGCGGCGAAGAGTCCGCCGGCGCGAGCTTCCTGCGCAAGGACGGCTCGGTGTGGAGCACCGACAAGGACGGGATCATCCTCAACCTGTTGGCCGCCGAGATCACCGCCAAGACCGGCAAGGACCCCGGCGTGCACTACAAGGCGCTGGAAGCCAAGTTCGGATCGCCGGTGTACGAGCGCATGGACGCACCCGCCAACCGCGACCAGAAGGCCAAGCTCTCCAAGCTGTCGCCGGACGATGTCAAGGCCACCACGCTGGCGGGCGAGACCATCACCGCCAAGCTGACCAATGCTCCCGGCAATGGAGCGGCCATCGGCGGCTTGAAGGTCACGACGGAAAACGGCTGGTTCGCGGCGCGTCCTTCGGGAACCGAAGACGTGTACAAGATCTACGCGGAGAGCTTCAAGGGCGAAACCCACCTGAAGGCCATCCAGGCAGAGGCCAAGGAGATCGTGTCGGCGGCCTTGGCGTAA
- a CDS encoding MoxR family ATPase: MSTAQLQELSRRIHDASAFLPQLRAELGRTVLGQEKVCHDLCIALLADGHVLLEGAPGLAKTTAVRALAQTIQASFQRIQFTPDLLPADILGTQIYRPQSGTFEVRQGPIFGHLVLADEINRAPAKVQSALLEAMQERQVTIAGQTFPLPQPFFVLATQNPIEQEGTYPLPEAQVDRFLLKVDVTYPNRDAELQVLQLVSGPGLPTPRAVATPKDLSTAQGLVREVFMDPRVQAYIVDLVRASRGPSEGGLKALEGLVRWGASPRASIALALCAKAQAFLDGRAFATPDDVKAVARAVLRHRLGLSYEAQAENTTPEDVVEKILSGVVVP, from the coding sequence ATGTCCACCGCCCAACTGCAAGAACTCTCTCGGCGCATCCACGACGCCTCCGCCTTCCTTCCTCAGCTGCGCGCCGAACTCGGACGCACGGTGCTGGGCCAAGAAAAGGTCTGCCACGACCTTTGCATCGCCCTGCTGGCGGACGGCCACGTGCTGCTGGAAGGCGCCCCGGGTTTGGCCAAGACCACCGCCGTACGCGCACTGGCCCAGACCATCCAAGCGAGCTTCCAGCGGATCCAGTTCACGCCGGACCTTTTGCCAGCGGACATTCTGGGTACCCAGATCTACCGCCCCCAATCAGGCACCTTCGAGGTCCGCCAGGGCCCCATCTTCGGGCACCTGGTTTTGGCCGACGAAATCAACCGCGCCCCGGCCAAGGTGCAATCCGCCCTGCTGGAAGCCATGCAGGAGCGACAGGTCACCATCGCCGGTCAAACCTTTCCGCTCCCGCAGCCGTTTTTTGTCTTGGCCACCCAGAATCCCATCGAGCAGGAAGGCACCTACCCGCTGCCGGAAGCCCAGGTCGACCGTTTCCTGCTCAAGGTGGATGTCACCTACCCCAATCGCGATGCGGAACTCCAAGTGCTCCAACTGGTGTCCGGTCCGGGTCTGCCCACGCCGCGCGCGGTGGCCACGCCCAAGGATCTTTCCACCGCCCAAGGGCTGGTGCGGGAAGTCTTCATGGATCCCCGGGTGCAGGCCTACATCGTGGATCTGGTGCGCGCCAGCCGCGGCCCTTCCGAAGGCGGTCTGAAAGCCTTGGAGGGATTGGTCCGCTGGGGAGCCTCGCCACGCGCCAGCATCGCGCTGGCCCTGTGTGCCAAGGCGCAGGCCTTCCTGGATGGCCGCGCCTTCGCCACCCCCGACGACGTCAAGGCCGTCGCCCGCGCCGTGCTGCGCCACCGCCTGGGGCTTTCCTACGAGGCCCAGGCGGAAAACACCACTCCGGAGGACGTGGTCGAAAAGATCCTTTCCGGAGTGGTCGTGCCGTGA
- the greA gene encoding transcription elongation factor GreA, which translates to MSTANLPITREGYEKLVADLKHYKTVERPSVILAIQEARAQGDLSENAEYDAAKEKQGKIEDKISYLEDKIARAHIIEADASASETIIFGATVSVKEEATGKEIDYMLVGPEDVDVMRNRISINSPIGKALVGKRRGDTVEVATPRGAKTFTVQSYR; encoded by the coding sequence ATGTCCACAGCAAATCTCCCGATCACGCGGGAAGGCTACGAAAAGCTTGTCGCGGATCTGAAGCATTACAAGACCGTCGAGCGCCCTTCCGTCATTCTGGCCATCCAGGAGGCCCGCGCCCAGGGCGACCTCTCGGAAAACGCCGAATACGACGCGGCCAAAGAAAAGCAAGGCAAGATCGAGGATAAGATCTCCTATCTGGAGGACAAGATCGCGCGCGCCCATATCATCGAGGCCGACGCTTCCGCCTCGGAGACGATCATCTTCGGCGCCACGGTTTCCGTGAAGGAAGAGGCCACGGGCAAGGAGATCGACTACATGCTGGTGGGCCCTGAGGACGTGGACGTGATGCGAAATCGCATCTCCATCAACAGTCCGATCGGCAAAGCCTTGGTGGGCAAGCGCAGAGGCGACACGGTCGAAGTCGCCACGCCGCGCGGCGCCAAGACGTTCACGGTGCAGTCCTACCGCTGA
- a CDS encoding ATPase produces MPETAQTPRATTGCAGLDKMLHGGLVEGYCVVLEGSPGTGKTTLGLQFLMEGCKKGEPGIAITFEEFPEQYYENAMQLGWDLKSWEDQGLLKVQFSDPLTFLEGLQDLDGHIADMVDGMGAKRILVDSVSHFERLTNDAGDLRRIETDLVHALKREGLTSILLKENPHVLGGWDRGDNRVAFIADALILLRYIELESEIKRGVVVLKMRGSDHEKEIRQYVIREQGLVVGDVFQGVAGLFIGSARGGEKN; encoded by the coding sequence ATGCCTGAAACCGCTCAAACTCCCCGCGCGACGACCGGTTGCGCCGGTCTGGACAAGATGCTCCATGGCGGGCTGGTGGAAGGTTATTGCGTGGTCCTGGAAGGTTCTCCGGGCACAGGCAAGACCACCCTGGGACTCCAGTTCCTGATGGAAGGTTGCAAGAAGGGCGAGCCCGGCATCGCCATCACCTTCGAGGAATTCCCCGAGCAGTACTACGAAAACGCCATGCAGCTGGGATGGGATCTCAAGTCTTGGGAAGACCAAGGTCTGCTGAAGGTCCAGTTCTCCGATCCGCTGACCTTCCTGGAAGGCCTCCAGGATCTGGATGGCCACATCGCCGACATGGTGGACGGCATGGGTGCCAAGCGGATCCTGGTGGATTCGGTGAGCCATTTCGAGCGTCTGACCAACGACGCGGGGGATCTGCGCCGCATCGAGACGGATCTTGTCCACGCCCTCAAACGCGAGGGACTGACCTCCATCCTGCTCAAGGAAAACCCCCATGTGTTGGGCGGCTGGGATCGCGGCGACAACCGCGTGGCCTTCATCGCCGATGCCCTGATCCTGTTGCGCTACATCGAATTGGAATCCGAGATCAAGCGAGGGGTCGTGGTGCTCAAGATGCGCGGCTCCGACCACGAGAAGGAAATCCGCCAGTACGTGATCCGCGAGCAGGGCCTGGTGGTGGGCGATGTCTTCCAGGGCGTGGCGGGATTGTTCATCGGAAGCGCACGAGGCGGCGAGAAGAACTGA
- a CDS encoding TIGR02147 family protein produces the protein MEQTKAKTNAAIRRLFEYDSYRTFLREFLEEERKRRPGFSQRSFALKLGWKSTGAMSLVLSGSRNMGEGPLQALPAALGLTGRPASFLIALVRHNQADDLDARTKTLQELKRLRKGGRFARTSSVQFPYWEEWHHVVVRELAVHLPWNGDYGKLGAAVVPAISAEKARRSVERLCAIGLLRKGTDGRYEQADPVVSAEGAPGALLREFKREMVLRGVQAMDDLPPSRRHFSTSTISMSREAFKRLCKRIDELRAEFLEAATEEEPEIVFQANFQIFPISQPLDARAPEGN, from the coding sequence GTGGAACAAACCAAGGCAAAGACCAACGCGGCGATCCGGCGGCTGTTCGAATACGACAGCTACAGGACCTTCCTGCGCGAATTTCTGGAAGAGGAGCGCAAGCGCCGCCCCGGCTTTTCCCAGCGGTCGTTCGCCTTGAAACTGGGGTGGAAGTCCACCGGAGCGATGAGCCTGGTCTTGTCCGGATCCCGCAACATGGGCGAAGGCCCTTTGCAGGCGCTACCGGCGGCCTTGGGGCTGACAGGCAGACCTGCATCGTTTCTGATCGCCCTGGTCCGCCACAACCAGGCCGACGATCTGGATGCGCGTACCAAGACGCTCCAGGAACTCAAACGGTTGCGCAAGGGCGGCCGCTTCGCGCGCACCTCCTCCGTGCAATTTCCCTACTGGGAGGAATGGCACCACGTGGTGGTGAGGGAACTGGCCGTCCATCTTCCCTGGAATGGCGACTATGGCAAACTCGGCGCCGCCGTGGTCCCGGCCATCTCGGCGGAAAAGGCGCGTCGGTCGGTCGAACGCCTCTGTGCCATCGGACTCCTCCGCAAAGGCACAGACGGCCGCTACGAACAAGCCGATCCCGTGGTCTCCGCCGAAGGCGCGCCGGGAGCCTTGCTGCGGGAATTCAAGCGGGAGATGGTCCTGCGCGGCGTCCAGGCCATGGACGATCTGCCTCCTTCCAGACGACATTTTTCCACCTCCACCATCTCGATGTCCCGCGAAGCGTTCAAGCGCCTGTGCAAGCGCATCGACGAGCTGCGCGCGGAATTTCTGGAAGCGGCCACGGAAGAGGAGCCAGAAATTGTCTTCCAGGCGAACTTCCAGATCTTCCCGATTTCCCAACCCCTGGATGCGCGAGCGCCCGAAGGAAACTGA
- a CDS encoding TIGR02147 family protein, with the protein MASVYAHTDYRKYLHEWYVEEKLRRPVVSFRWLGQKLATDPSLLAKIFVGERHLSGARIQPLVEILGLAGLEAEYFRILVQYGKAKSAKDAQHCFSKLAELRRVAPVPLEQSQAGFWDSWVHVALRALVGCGKFKEEYDLLGAMLVPRVPGAQVRKSLAVLSELGFLERDEDGFWRIREPFVRGTSASQSRALRHFHRQTLLMAAESVEGLDPTCRDLSSVTVSIPESGYDEIRELVRDFRSRVLTAVSRMKNPDRVYHVSVQMVPFALPPETDIRPDGLALPS; encoded by the coding sequence ATGGCCAGCGTCTACGCCCACACCGATTACCGCAAATACCTGCACGAGTGGTACGTGGAGGAGAAACTCCGCAGGCCGGTCGTTTCCTTCCGCTGGCTGGGTCAGAAATTGGCAACCGATCCGAGCCTTCTGGCCAAGATCTTCGTGGGGGAGCGCCACCTGTCCGGTGCGCGCATCCAGCCGTTGGTGGAGATCCTGGGGCTGGCAGGTCTGGAGGCCGAGTACTTCCGGATCCTGGTGCAATATGGCAAGGCGAAGTCGGCCAAGGACGCGCAGCATTGCTTTTCCAAACTGGCGGAACTCCGCCGGGTGGCTCCGGTGCCGCTGGAACAATCCCAAGCGGGATTCTGGGATTCGTGGGTGCATGTGGCCCTGCGCGCATTGGTGGGCTGCGGAAAGTTCAAGGAGGAATACGACTTGTTGGGTGCCATGCTGGTCCCTCGCGTGCCGGGAGCCCAGGTGCGCAAATCGCTTGCGGTCCTTTCCGAGCTCGGCTTCCTGGAGCGGGATGAGGACGGATTCTGGCGGATCCGCGAGCCGTTCGTGCGGGGGACATCCGCGTCCCAATCGCGGGCCTTGCGTCACTTCCATCGCCAAACCCTCCTGATGGCGGCCGAATCCGTCGAGGGGCTGGACCCGACCTGCCGGGATTTGTCATCGGTGACGGTTTCCATTCCGGAGTCCGGATACGACGAGATCCGCGAGCTGGTGCGCGATTTCCGTTCTCGCGTGCTGACGGCGGTTTCGCGCATGAAAAATCCCGATCGCGTCTACCATGTGAGCGTCCAGATGGTTCCCTTCGCCCTCCCGCCGGAAACCGACATCCGCCCCGACGGGCTAGCTTTGCCCTCATGA
- a CDS encoding CotH kinase family protein: protein MRKLLLLASALVPIFSCDEEPSATAPLPSPVLKKDSLERIDGDRKKRREAARVFAEDTIRDIHLILHPDSLGAIDANPVAEQWTGGTLVVEGDTARDVGVRYKGAEGSWYKCVENGPRGGRKICPLNMKIKVDRVHDTTFHGLKTFQLHAMNDGPSLLVETVAYWFVRRMGVPAPRTTYCRLFINGKLEGLFLNVEVMDGRFVDAWQPGSDANIYKEVWPISWDSTATAPSRFAKALESNEKTADVSRFSAFGQELAAAPDQAAVRLVMEKWLDVDEIMAMAALRTALDDDDGAFHWYAWSPSPESHAAGPHNYFWMEDPARGKFRLLPWDLDKAFVDVFAPDSSNTIEILDAWGTTSHGCRNFGMTDYGMDWPQRSAACDKLVAGMVSYGDRYRAQLQKTLQDPFAKVDSLIDAWVARLEPAVGSLPGDNGQGIDPARWHAAIAALRGEIKDARTSVEAELASPRNR, encoded by the coding sequence ATGCGCAAGCTCCTCCTCCTCGCCAGCGCGCTCGTGCCGATCTTCTCGTGCGACGAAGAACCATCGGCCACGGCCCCCCTCCCCTCGCCGGTGCTGAAAAAGGACAGCCTCGAGCGAATCGACGGCGACCGGAAAAAACGCAGGGAGGCCGCCAGGGTCTTCGCGGAAGACACCATCCGGGACATCCATCTGATCCTCCATCCCGACAGCCTGGGGGCCATCGACGCCAATCCCGTGGCCGAACAATGGACGGGCGGGACCCTTGTGGTGGAGGGGGATACGGCGCGCGACGTGGGCGTCCGGTACAAGGGCGCGGAGGGCTCCTGGTACAAATGCGTGGAAAACGGCCCCCGGGGCGGACGCAAAATCTGTCCTCTCAACATGAAGATCAAGGTCGATCGCGTGCACGACACCACCTTCCACGGCCTGAAGACCTTCCAGCTCCACGCGATGAACGACGGGCCATCGCTTCTGGTGGAAACGGTGGCCTACTGGTTCGTCCGCCGGATGGGCGTTCCCGCCCCGCGCACCACCTATTGCCGGCTGTTCATCAACGGGAAGCTCGAGGGTCTGTTCCTGAACGTGGAAGTCATGGACGGCCGGTTCGTGGACGCATGGCAGCCGGGAAGCGACGCGAACATCTACAAGGAGGTTTGGCCGATCTCCTGGGACAGCACCGCCACCGCCCCGTCGAGGTTCGCCAAAGCCCTGGAATCCAACGAAAAGACCGCCGATGTCTCGCGCTTTTCCGCTTTCGGCCAGGAATTGGCGGCAGCTCCCGATCAGGCGGCGGTGCGCTTGGTGATGGAGAAATGGCTGGATGTGGACGAGATCATGGCGATGGCCGCCTTGCGCACGGCGCTGGACGACGACGACGGAGCGTTCCACTGGTACGCCTGGAGCCCTTCGCCGGAATCCCACGCGGCGGGGCCCCACAACTACTTCTGGATGGAAGATCCCGCCCGTGGCAAATTCCGTCTGCTTCCGTGGGACCTGGACAAGGCCTTCGTCGACGTGTTCGCCCCGGATTCTTCCAACACCATCGAGATCCTGGACGCGTGGGGAACGACTTCCCACGGATGCCGAAATTTCGGCATGACCGACTACGGCATGGATTGGCCCCAACGATCGGCCGCCTGCGACAAGCTGGTGGCGGGGATGGTCTCCTACGGAGACCGCTACCGGGCCCAGCTGCAGAAAACCCTCCAAGACCCCTTCGCCAAGGTGGATTCGCTGATCGACGCCTGGGTCGCCCGTCTGGAACCGGCCGTCGGATCCCTGCCCGGCGACAACGGACAAGGGATCGATCCCGCTCGATGGCATGCGGCCATCGCCGCTCTGCGCGGCGAGATCAAGGATGCTCGCACTTCCGTGGAAGCCGAGCTCGCCTCCCCCCGCAATCGATGA
- the holA gene encoding DNA polymerase III subunit delta, which translates to MAPALVLIHGDNPPLREATLEDELRQALGGAQTMGAHVFQGNETDPQSLVTALTPSLFSESGAVVIQGVEECSAALCEVMLSTIPGALESEISVFLVGEKGPNQVSKAGKALAKLIKDKGREIPCLAPKLHELPRWLESRCKKRFGRTMDADALDLFVERAGTTDYRKVGETLSDLDRELEKIDARLEKGQKVTLAMVQEMVGDRRPVSLQDFLDSLSHRKPAEMVRSLLRLREEGMPGFLLAQTAWTEFVQLFRLRKAMDRGGRAADAAKELGINSFLFQKRGFEAAAKSRSADRWLADLGALCRIESRDKRGHYQNDWLLELEFYQISR; encoded by the coding sequence ATGGCCCCCGCGCTTGTCCTGATCCACGGCGACAACCCTCCCTTGCGGGAGGCGACGCTCGAGGACGAGCTCCGTCAGGCCTTGGGTGGCGCCCAGACCATGGGTGCGCACGTTTTCCAGGGCAACGAAACCGACCCGCAGTCGTTGGTCACCGCCCTGACGCCGTCGTTGTTTTCGGAATCCGGCGCGGTGGTGATCCAAGGTGTGGAAGAATGCTCCGCCGCGCTGTGCGAAGTCATGCTGTCCACCATTCCCGGAGCGTTGGAGTCGGAAATCTCGGTGTTTCTGGTGGGGGAGAAGGGCCCCAACCAGGTCAGCAAGGCCGGCAAGGCCTTGGCAAAGCTCATCAAGGACAAGGGACGCGAAATCCCCTGCCTGGCTCCCAAACTGCATGAGCTTCCGCGCTGGCTGGAGTCGCGTTGCAAAAAGCGCTTCGGCCGAACCATGGATGCGGATGCTCTGGATCTGTTCGTGGAACGGGCCGGTACCACGGATTACCGCAAGGTGGGCGAAACCCTTTCCGACCTCGATCGCGAGCTGGAAAAGATCGACGCGCGCCTGGAAAAGGGCCAAAAAGTGACCCTGGCCATGGTCCAGGAGATGGTGGGCGATCGCCGGCCCGTGTCGCTGCAGGATTTTCTGGATTCCCTTTCCCACCGCAAGCCCGCCGAAATGGTACGCTCCCTCCTTCGATTGCGGGAGGAAGGCATGCCGGGGTTTCTCTTGGCGCAAACGGCCTGGACGGAATTCGTTCAGCTGTTTCGGTTGCGCAAGGCCATGGATCGGGGGGGACGCGCCGCGGATGCCGCCAAGGAGTTGGGGATCAATTCCTTCCTGTTCCAAAAACGCGGGTTCGAAGCCGCCGCCAAGTCCCGCTCCGCGGATCGCTGGCTAGCCGACTTGGGTGCTCTCTGCCGCATCGAAAGCCGCGACAAGCGCGGGCACTACCAGAACGACTGGTTGCTCGAGCTGGAGTTTTACCAGATTTCCCGTTAG